TTCCAGTAGCCATATCTCTGAAACGTTCTACATAGCTGAAGAGTGCAAATGTTTGTTATATACCTCAACATAGCCCCAAACAGATTTTGGATCATACTTGAGCTGTAACAAACTTTCCTCTGTAATTTCTATAGAATTCTCCTTGAGAACATCTTTTATCATTGCATCCCTGGAAAAGTTTCCACTAGTAAATGAAATGGTACTGATTATAAGGAAATTTTAGTATAGCTATAGTCAGAAGTTTCCGAAATGATACCTCTTATCAGATATCTCCAATGTTGTAGCAGGTAAAATGCCGGCTATAGCGCCACTACCCAAGAAAGTAGTTTGAAACCTCACTCCTTCTTCATCACAAAATGCAATCACCTGTTAGGACAGGAATAACAGATCATCAAAAAAATAGTCCCATAGCACAGAAATTTATATGTACATTTATTTCACAATCTCTTTTTTCCAATGCTCATCATTATTATCAAGAAAATAAACCAATGAGAAGAACACAAACTAGCACTATTGTGTTGTACTTAATGTAGTAAACAAATTACGGTTAGTGGAactaccaaacataaatcacttttaCTTTAAAAATCAATTCTATGTTGATAACATAATTTAATCAATCAAAGTCTTATATGATATCAGTAACTTATCTGACCTCAACAGGGCGCTTTAGCTTTTCCAGCTTTCCATTGACTTTCAAAGCCTTTAGTGCAGATATTGCTGATACTATTCCTAGTGATCCATCAAACATGCCAGCATCCACAACAGTATCCTACACAAAATAAGCATCAACAACATTATACATCAGCTTTCAAAGGAAGAGTTCAActtaatttgaaattatttttgtgGATATAGATTCCTCACCATGTGAGATCCAATCAATAAGGCCTCGGCATTTGGATTCGCACCTTCAACTCGGCCGTGTACGTTTCCCATTTGGTCCACCCAACTGGAATAAAGCATAAGCATCAGTGAAGCTCTCAGAAAAGCTATTCAGATTTGAGGAAGTTAGAATGCTAACGTTCTCAAACCAGCGTCCTCCATCCACTCGCGGATAGCGTTGATTGCTCTCATAGATGCAGGACTCAAGAATGTTCTCTCCAGATAGCCATTACCATCACTCACCTGTTCATCCAACAATAACATTAGATATTCAAGAATAAGCCATTTCACAGTATCCCTTTTATCTGTCAAGTCACCATCACTGTTTAGTACATTGTTAGATAAATCATAAATATATCTTGTGGCAATAACAGataaaagagaacagaaaaaagtaattaattttgcAGGTCAAGATAGATCTCAAATTCATTGAAGTGCATGACAAAACAAAACCCCTTTTATTTAGATTGTGGAACGCGGCAGGTTTATGACAATGTTATGCTTTGATACAGATAGAAATTGAAGTTAGCATGGTTAGCCTCTTGCTGAAACCATGGTTTTGGAGTTCCAAACAGACATCCAAACATGTTTATTAGTCCAAAAAGATATATGCAGACTCCAGTGATTGTAAGTAGTTATCCAATGATGCATTTTATTGCATGGCTTTTGGACTGAAGCATTGCAGTGAAGAACAGATACTCACCTCTTGCATTATAAGTTGAGTAGAAAATTTTCTTGGAAAATTATGAGAGAGAATTATGTACCTTTCCAAGCTGATAGAGTCTCCCCACTGCCTCATCTCGTAGAATCTGTGGAAACAAATCACCTTGTTTTTCTAAATCTCCAGTTTCATTACCTAATAATCATTTCAAGTAAAAGTATACTTAGCATGTCCAAGCAGTTCACAGCCATAACGGGGagaaaaaagaacaaagaaaCACAATTTTGTGCTTCCTGTTTAATTTTCTCctcttttgaataaaaaataaaagatgttCTGAACAAGAAATATCCAGAATCTTCTAGAACTAGCTTTTGTCTTTTTGGTTTCTCATTACATCTCTCAGCCTAACAGGTCAAAGACTAATTCACCGCAAATCTAAACTCCACTTAAGGGTTGCCAATGGATTACTCCATACACAAGGTGGATTCGAACACCCGGCCCTTACTTAATTCGATGAGTGACCGCTCGAACAGCCCAAGTCGGTACTGTGGTTAAAACTCTTAACATTACCAACACTGGTTGTGATAATATTTTAGTTGGATTGCTGATTACTCATATAGAGACTAGAGTGACTCATGTTCTTCAATTTCTTTGATCTTCCCCTCCTCTcttcacataataataataataataataataatattattattattattataaaagaagaccctttctttctttcttgtttgtGTTTGCTAGCTCAGATTTAATTAAACGTGACGCCACCAGAAAAGAAAAGTGACAAACTCAACCGTGAAACAACGCTGAGGTGGCGTTTATTCCGGTTTATGCTTTATGCTTTGCTCTCATACTCTCACGTTAATTACATCGGAATCTGAGACCGAAAAAAGAGATCTTGTTCTACCTTCTAACTTGTAACACTTTGgcgaaaagaagaaaaaaattacttGGATCTTAAAAAGGTGTCTTTTCATCCAAGAACCAAAACTTCACCATCTCTTTATGTTTTCATTTATTCATTCGTGTTAATGAAttatagaaaaatgaaaaaataaacaaGAGAAGGAATAATAATATTTACCAGAAAACGTTGAAGCGCATGCAGGAGGAGGAGCTgacaagagaaagaagaagaagaaacaagagtGAAGAAAAGTGAACGTGAACGCGTGAtgttgatggtggtggtggtggtggtggtggtggttaggCTTGAAACATTTATGAAAGGAAGCAGCGGTGGAAGAACTCATAGTGATAAGTATATGGTAGTGGTGGCTTTTGGCTTCTGGAGAGGATTATCGTccctttgagtttttgtttcttgggtggaccaaataaaagaaaagaagatgcaAAAGCAAAGCTTGATTGAGAGAAAGAGGAACTTGTGAATCTGAATAAACAAAGGGAATAATAATGGATCCGGAATCTTGTGGTGATTACTGATTAATTGGTGGCGGCTATAAAAACAGAAACCCGTGACATGCACGAGCGGGATGAGTGCCCTCTCTTTTCACTGCGTCTGTGGACCCTACACAAGTGGCGCTGCTGCATTTTCCCtcatgtttctttctttcttttctttctttctaccccCAACTCTACTACATATAACTACTTGCAATCTTGCACCCAGTTTTAGTTGAGCCTGTGTGTGTGTGGTggtaaaaaagagaagaaaacccTACATTCTATGTATCGAAATTATTTTGCATTATTATCATTGCAAGGCAAATCAAGGAGTAGCGAACAGTGATACATAGTTAGTTCGCTGTGTTTCTATCATATAAGTGTTGCTTAAGTTACGTGCGCTATCCTTCTCCTCATTTCTTTATATCTATCCCAAACTCTTTTTGATTGGTCTAATTTCAATAATGTTAACGAAAAATTATAtctctaattaaaaaataaatattattactcCCACGACACATACTATTTTAGTTAAACTATTTTGTCTTACACgtctattttttctttcttaattttttttttgttttattatcttACATTATTTATTAGTAAATTACTATtcttttgttctaaaaatattcCACAATTTCAAAATAATTGTCAATTTAAAATACATCAGTTTGTCCAATTTTTTTCCCACATCATAGGATTGAATTTCATTGCTTCAGTCTTTTAAAAAGAATCATCGTCAATTAATCTTTATACTACttatacaaatataaattaattctgTGTTACtatataatacatatatacaaacaaaaaagaagatccACGAATATAACTTCAATTATAAGCTAATCACTATTATAAGCTAATTTCATGAAAATATTTGGGGgaggggaaaataaataaatattaacctTTTATTATTTTCCCCTTACATAAAAAACTGtaattttctattaaattacTATTTTCATATAGTATACAATATACATACATGTTTTGGTTAAGACAAATAGttaactaaaatattattatgcTCTCCCTGTATATAAATCGTTGGTATATTGTTGGTTTCATATTTCAATGGTCATTATGCCGTAAATAATCATGGTGAATGAAATagtttttaatttctttactAATTAAAAAGCATGAaacaaaaagatttaattttcaaCGATTTATTCTTATTGTTTCCTCATAAATTGTGGTACTAGCATATACAGGTTTTATATTTTTCTGTAAAACTTATAGATATAATATTTATCATGTAATAAATTAGTTAGTTTAGTTCCAATTTCTTTAAAGTAGTTGaaagttaattaattttgttagagtgCTACTAACAAATTCTCCTCCAAAATGCTCACTCtaaccttttatatatatatatatatatatatatatatatatatatatatatatatatatatatatatatatatatatatatatatatatatatatataagataacaAAATCTCTAATACTAGTTACTTTGTTCTCATTTTTCATGAATTTATCTCTTTTATATAATTCTctcttataatataatatcagaagatataatatttatgttttcgTAATCTCCGTTTTTTTCTAGCACaattttctcatcttccattttttCCTCTTCTCATGAGCTCAAACAAAGAGTTTAATGAGAACTTGCTTCACATTGTTGCTTTACTTTTTTCTA
The sequence above is drawn from the Arachis hypogaea cultivar Tifrunner chromosome 4, arahy.Tifrunner.gnm2.J5K5, whole genome shotgun sequence genome and encodes:
- the LOC112796493 gene encoding allantoate deiminase 2 isoform X1 gives rise to the protein MSSSTAASFHKCFKPNHHHHHHHHHQHHAFTFTFLHSCFFFFFLLSAPPPACASTFSGNETGDLEKQGDLFPQILRDEAVGRLYQLGKVSDGNGYLERTFLSPASMRAINAIREWMEDAGLRTWVDQMGNVHGRVEGANPNAEALLIGSHMDTVVDAGMFDGSLGIVSAISALKALKVNGKLEKLKRPVEVIAFCDEEGVRFQTTFLGSGAIAGILPATTLEISDKRDAMIKDVLKENSIEITEESLLQLKYDPKSVWGYVEIHIEQGPVLEQKGFPLGVVKGIAGQTRLKVTVRGSQGHAGTVPMSMRQDPMAAAAELIVVMENLCKNPEEFLSYDDHCSDSTVKSLSSSLVCTVGEISTWPSASNVIPGQVTYTVDIRAIDDLGREAVIYDLSKRMYQICDKRSVSCNIEHKHDAGAVICDSELSSQLKSAAYSALKRMEGDIQDEVPTLMSGAGHDAMAMSHLTKVGMLFVRCRGGISHSPQEHVLDNDVWAAGLATLSFLENL